In Salinigranum marinum, one DNA window encodes the following:
- the tatC gene encoding twin-arginine translocase subunit TatC: protein MSSALDEDTRRTIAQGRETAGAMLRAAQKDMQKVFIVFLVGFLGTFYALRLYVWDFFKGITEAKMNSLTAESVEIIAQTPFDVILLQAKIGLVVGIIFAVPPFLYFSRDALRARDLWPQSPVPVWKLVVLLLGMVVLFALGVAYGYLVFFPFTFAFLANNAIAAGFAPTYSIVKWAQFIFLLTVSFGFATQLPLVMTGLSYAEIVPYETFRDKWRHAIAGIFLAGALFTPPDPFTQVLWAMPVIVLYGFSLYLARVVVTARRGSDRLDLRRTLTTRWNLLAGAAVVGGLALYAFFSYGGVAVANDLLVALGSDYRAVAPGPTLLYGYAAVAGVLGGVLAAMYFVYVDIIALAGSATPGTIGDPADIDVGALDATGVRAAPPEAFAAMEENEALRLSSEAMQEGDKQKARAILDRFDAAEADREGGEAAEAEGPQDPVEDVTDRTERATGTFLSELTEGEKDEDDVGGYYDEIVFVFDSITSKSFRIAAVFGITLAAVFGWLYTGGMGDVFDQFLSQLPAQVTPDENVTVVALHPMEALIFEVKFSTLIAALVTLPVIAYYAWPALRERNIVRHRRRAVFGWAGALTAGLLGGFALGYGYVAPTIISFLVADAVQSNMIIAYRITNFFWLIFFTTAGIGLLADVPVLMVLLNTAGVSYRTMRDRWREVTVGILTIAALFTPADVITMFLVTVPLMAAYGAGLGILFVITLGGRRNLAKPRTADV, encoded by the coding sequence ATGTCTAGCGCGCTCGACGAGGACACCCGCCGGACCATCGCACAGGGCCGGGAGACGGCGGGTGCGATGCTGCGAGCGGCGCAGAAGGACATGCAGAAGGTGTTCATCGTCTTCCTCGTCGGCTTCCTGGGGACGTTCTACGCGCTCCGGCTGTACGTCTGGGACTTCTTCAAGGGCATCACCGAGGCGAAGATGAACTCGCTCACGGCCGAGAGCGTCGAGATCATCGCCCAGACGCCGTTCGACGTCATCCTCCTCCAGGCGAAGATCGGCCTCGTCGTCGGGATCATCTTCGCCGTGCCCCCGTTCCTCTACTTCTCTCGTGACGCGCTGCGGGCCCGCGACCTCTGGCCGCAGTCGCCGGTCCCGGTGTGGAAACTCGTCGTCCTCCTCCTCGGGATGGTCGTGCTGTTCGCCCTCGGGGTCGCGTACGGCTACCTCGTCTTCTTCCCCTTCACGTTCGCCTTCCTCGCGAACAACGCCATCGCGGCGGGGTTCGCCCCGACGTACTCAATCGTCAAGTGGGCGCAGTTCATCTTCCTCCTCACCGTCTCGTTCGGTTTCGCCACCCAGCTCCCGCTGGTGATGACCGGGCTGTCGTACGCCGAGATCGTCCCCTACGAGACGTTCCGGGACAAATGGCGGCACGCCATCGCCGGCATCTTCCTCGCCGGCGCGCTGTTCACTCCGCCGGACCCATTCACGCAGGTGCTGTGGGCGATGCCCGTCATCGTGTTGTACGGGTTCTCGCTGTACCTCGCACGAGTCGTCGTGACCGCCCGCCGCGGGTCGGACCGACTCGACCTCCGCCGGACGCTCACGACCCGCTGGAACCTCCTTGCCGGGGCGGCCGTCGTCGGCGGACTCGCACTCTACGCCTTCTTCTCGTACGGGGGCGTCGCGGTGGCGAACGACCTCCTCGTCGCCCTCGGCTCCGACTACCGGGCCGTCGCCCCGGGACCGACGCTCCTGTACGGCTACGCCGCCGTCGCGGGGGTGCTCGGTGGCGTGCTCGCCGCGATGTACTTCGTCTACGTCGACATCATCGCGCTCGCGGGGAGCGCCACCCCCGGCACGATCGGCGACCCGGCGGACATCGACGTCGGCGCACTCGACGCGACGGGCGTACGGGCGGCCCCACCGGAAGCGTTCGCCGCGATGGAGGAGAACGAGGCGCTCCGCCTGTCGAGCGAGGCGATGCAGGAGGGTGACAAGCAGAAAGCCCGCGCCATCCTCGATCGGTTCGACGCCGCCGAGGCCGACCGGGAGGGCGGTGAGGCCGCGGAAGCCGAGGGCCCCCAGGACCCGGTCGAGGACGTCACGGACCGGACCGAGCGGGCGACCGGCACGTTCCTCTCGGAACTCACGGAGGGCGAGAAAGACGAGGACGACGTCGGCGGCTACTACGACGAGATCGTGTTCGTCTTCGACTCCATCACCTCCAAGTCGTTCCGCATCGCCGCCGTTTTCGGGATCACGCTCGCGGCGGTGTTCGGCTGGCTCTACACGGGCGGCATGGGCGACGTCTTCGACCAGTTCCTCTCGCAACTCCCCGCGCAGGTGACGCCCGACGAGAACGTCACCGTCGTCGCGCTCCACCCGATGGAGGCGCTGATCTTCGAGGTGAAGTTCTCGACCCTGATCGCCGCGCTCGTGACGCTCCCGGTGATCGCGTACTACGCGTGGCCCGCACTGCGCGAGCGCAACATCGTCCGTCACCGCCGCCGGGCGGTGTTCGGCTGGGCCGGCGCGCTCACCGCCGGGCTCCTCGGCGGGTTCGCCCTCGGCTACGGCTACGTCGCCCCCACGATCATCTCCTTCCTCGTCGCCGACGCGGTCCAGTCGAACATGATCATCGCCTACCGCATCACCAACTTCTTCTGGCTCATCTTCTTCACGACGGCTGGAATCGGCCTCCTCGCCGACGTCCCCGTCCTGATGGTGCTTCTGAACACCGCCGGCGTGAGCTACCGGACGATGCGCGACCGCTGGCGGGAGGTCACGGTCGGGATCCTCACGATCGCCGCGCTGTTTACCCCCGCGGACGTCATCACGATGTTCCTCGTCACGGTCCCGCTGATGGCCGCCTACGGCGCCGGCCTCGGGATCCTGTTCGTCATCACGCTGGGCGGCCGGCGCAACCTCGCCAAGCCACGGACGGCGGACGTGTGA
- a CDS encoding ribbon-helix-helix domain-containing protein, which produces MTKISVEIPDELLADLDEHVGDDKKFVNRSDAIRASIRKTLDTLDEIDRRHGRLDDE; this is translated from the coding sequence ATGACCAAGATAAGCGTGGAGATCCCCGACGAACTCCTCGCGGACCTCGACGAACACGTCGGCGACGACAAGAAGTTCGTCAACCGCTCGGACGCGATCCGCGCGTCGATCAGGAAGACGCTCGACACCCTCGACGAGATCGACAGACGCCACGGCCGACTCGACGATGAGTAG